The following are encoded together in the Montipora foliosa isolate CH-2021 chromosome 12, ASM3666993v2, whole genome shotgun sequence genome:
- the LOC137980616 gene encoding MAM and fibronectin type III domain-containing protein 1-like, whose protein sequence is MKLCLLVYVIISIKMINADNGCTSVQNNTLRSPGYPNSYPSNMDCVYEVPIPFDQALVISFNFFHLEYLSNCGYDYLRITNSSNHTIGTYCGLQTGRGVLVTGSAAVLYFHTDHSLEYNGFELAFSFYPRDCKEALSDPFGHLNITNNERFNVICTWTIGNNGLAEQVAIVSIEEIHFVYCSEHVKVLDGSGALFLGWEGCRKNDTSETFLEIPFEESQNVTIQVLLENRQSYLKVDYGILKDGLFSATYLAGWKIIFENRTSNSLQLRWMDINDRLNADVRFFVVIAKSSHNIAPVRKLFSPNITSVQITDLAPYTEYNVSVVAIDTNGSPFESEFLLAMTDEGVPSSAPSTLFVTNISSNHVTIQWSPIPRQYHNGRLLGYKVFFQKASNASFPVDEGSVTVSNSTWVILKTLDPGQRYKIYVSAFTSKGDGPRSRDHFVTTACWLSVNLSVGLIDVAPAADYDPFDCSWIIGKVGITNAVALFIIQSINLSSCRYLLPIALLLMRI, encoded by the exons GTTGTACTTCTGTCCAAAACAACACCCTGAGAAGTCCCGGATATCCTAACAGCTATCCAAGCAACATGGATTGTGTTTATGAGGTCCCTATTCCTTTTGACCAGGCGTTGGTCATTTCCTTCAACTTTTTTCACTTAGAATACCTTTCAAATTGCGG GTACGACTATTTAAGAATCACCAACAGTAGCAACCACACAATCGGAACATACTGCGGTCTTCAAACTGGACGAGGAGTGCTGGTTACTGGTAGCGCTGCTGTGCTGTATTTTCATACGGACCATAGTTTGGAATACAACGGATTTGAGTTAGCGTTCTCCTTTTATCCACGTG atTGCAAAGAGGCTTTAAGCGATCCCTTTGGTCATCTGAACATCACTAATAACGAAAGGTTTAACGTCATTTGTACATGGACAATTGGAAACAATGGATTAGCTGAACAAGTGGCAATTGTCTCGATTGAAGAAATACATTTTGTTTATTGCAG CGAACATGTCAAAGTTCTTGATGGCAGTGGAGCACTGTTTTTGGGCTGGGAAGGATGTCGGAAAAACGATACCTCCGAAACATTTCTGGAAATACCATTTGAAGAATCACAGAACGTCACGATACAGGTCTTACTTGAGAACAGACAGAGCTATTTGAAAGTTGATTATGGTATTTTAAAGGACGGTCTCTTTTCAG CAACGTATTTGGCTGGGTGGAAGATTATCTTTGAAAACAGAACATCTAATAGTCTGCAGCTCCGTTGGATGGATATCAACGATCGACTAAACGCTGACGTGCGCTTCTTTGTAGTGATTGCAAAGAGCAGTCACAACATTGCGCCTGTCAGGAAACTGTTCTCTCCAAATATTACATCGGTTCAGATAACAGATCTTGCTCCTTATACTGAATACAACGTCAGTGTTGTAGCTATTGATACTAATGGATCGCCATTTGAGAGTGAGTTTCTCCTAGCAATGACGGATGAAGGAG TTCCtagcagtgcaccaagtacttTATTCGTAACTAATATTTCATCGAATCATGTGACAATACAATGGAGTCCGATTCCTCGACAGTATCACAATGGTCGACTGTTGGGTTACAAAGTGTTTTTCCAGAAGGCCTCGAATGCGTCGTTTCCTGTTGATGAAGGCAGTGTAACCGTTTCCAATTCGACCTGGGTAATTTTGAAGACTCTTGACCCAGGACAGCGCTATAAAATCTACGTGTCTGCGTTTACTTCCAAAGGAGATGGACCTCGCTCTCGTGACCATTTTGTAACCACAG CTTGCTGGTTGTCTGTTAACCTTTCAGTTGGTTTGATTGACGTAGCACCAGCAGCTGATTATGATCCCTTTGACTGTTCTTGGATAATTGGAAAAGTTGGCATCACCAACGCAGTTGCTCTGTTTATAATTCAGAGTATAAATCTTAGTAGCTGCAGGTACTTGCTACCAATCGCTTTACTCCTAATGAGAATATGA